A single Nicotiana tabacum cultivar K326 chromosome 5, ASM71507v2, whole genome shotgun sequence DNA region contains:
- the LOC107800870 gene encoding soluble inorganic pyrophosphatase 6, chloroplastic-like — translation MAAARVMVSANNTLTTSLISKIPLQKPNSFNLCFRNGPAAAHRSRLFTCTAIYNPQIQIKEQGQPETLDYRVFFVDDSGKKVSPWHDIPLHLGDGVFNFIAEIPKESSAKMEVATDELYTPIKQDTKKGKLRYYPYNIHWNYGLLPQTWEDPSFANAEVEGAFGDNDPVDVVEIGESRAKIRQVLKVKPLAALAMIDEGELDWKIVAISLDDPRASLVNDIDDVEKHFPGTLTAIRDWFRDYKIPDGKPANKFGLGNKPANKDYSLKIITETNESWAKLVKRSIPAGDLSLV, via the exons ATGGCGGCTGCAAGAGTAATGGTATCAGCAAACAACACTCTAACAACTTCTCTTATATCCAAAATTCCTCTCCAAAAGCCCAATAGTTTCAACCTTTGTTTTCGCAATGGACCTGCTGCTGCACACAGGAGCCGACTTTTCACTTGCACTGCTATTTATAATCCTCAGATTCAAATCAAAGAACAAGGCCAGCCCGAAACTTTAGATTATCGTGTCTTTTTCGTTGACGATTCAGGCAAAAAG GTGTCCCCTTGGCATGACATACCACTGCATTTAGGTGATGGTGTTTTCAATTTTATTGCTGAAATTCCTAAAGAATCGAGTGCAAAGATGGAAGTTGCTACAGATGAGCTGTACACACCAATTAAACAAGACACAAAGAAGGGGAAACTTAGATACTACCC ATATAATATTCATTGGAACTATGGATTGCTTCCTCAAACCTGGGAAGACCCTTCATTTGCAAATGCTGAAGTTGAGGGGGCATTTGGAGATAATGACCCTG TTGATGTTGTCGAGATTGGGGAAAGCCGTGCTAAAATTCGCCAGGTCTTGAAGGTCAAACCTTTAGCTGCTTTGGCAATGATTGATGAAGGAGAACTTGACTGGAAAATAGTTGCTATTTCCCTAGATGATCCCCGAGCGTCACTTGTCAATGATATTGATGATGTGGAGAAACATTTTCCG GGCACTCTGACAGCTATCAGAGACTGGTTTAGAGACTATAAGATTCCTGACGGAAAGCCTGCTAACAAGTTTGGACTTGGAAACAAGCCAGCTAACAAG GATTATTCCCTTAAGATTATTACGGAAACCAACGAGTCTTGGGCAAAGCTTGTTAAGAGATCTATCCCTGCTGGTGACCTTTCACTTGTGTAG